A DNA window from Porphyromonas gingivalis ATCC 33277 contains the following coding sequences:
- a CDS encoding YraN family protein: MADHNDRGRQGEEIALKHLRQQGYQIEALNWQSGRRELDIVASTSRELVVVEVKTRTEGFLLAPEEAVDARKRRLISESAHHYVRMYAIDLPVRFDVISVVLSADGSCKRIEHRENAFPLLLKRSQRSTPRRRRL; the protein is encoded by the coding sequence TGGCCGATCATAACGACCGCGGACGCCAAGGCGAAGAGATCGCGCTGAAACACCTCAGGCAGCAAGGCTATCAGATAGAAGCCCTGAACTGGCAGTCGGGGCGGCGCGAGCTGGATATCGTGGCATCCACGTCCAGAGAACTGGTCGTTGTGGAAGTCAAGACCCGTACCGAAGGCTTTCTACTGGCCCCCGAAGAGGCTGTGGACGCACGCAAGCGGCGACTGATTTCCGAATCTGCGCATCACTATGTGCGTATGTACGCCATCGATCTGCCGGTACGCTTCGATGTTATATCTGTAGTTTTGAGTGCTGATGGTTCCTGCAAACGCATCGAACACAGAGAAAATGCCTTCCCTCTTTTGCTGAAACGTTCACAGAGAAGTACACCTCGAAGACGCAGATTATAG